A region of the Clupea harengus chromosome 7, Ch_v2.0.2, whole genome shotgun sequence genome:
CGACAGGCAGCCCTAGctggacgacacacacacacacacacagactaacatgCGTAGACACACGCAACAGAGACATACAGCAGAGGCTCTGTTCCACGTTTGCTTCCTTCTCATGTAAACCTGAGACTACAGTGCTTGCCAAGGCGGCTTTGTGAAAACACAGTCAGAAAGTGCCTGTAAAtggtttgtgtatttatgtaataTAAATGAGTTACTGTCAGTTGCAATTACCTCGTCTCCCGCGCCAtttcaccccaccccaaccccctcaaAAACAGCAGACGCGTATTGGCTTACAGGCAGTAGGACACACAAAGTCTCCATTCATAGATGGAAGCAgacatagggggggggggggttctccctctcctcagcctCTCTGAGGGGGACCCTGTTGGAACGGCTGCCAGCGGCATGTGCTTGGGCCCCTGCAATCAAGAAACGTGCGCTGCGTGAAGCTCTCGTGGCCCCTTCCCCGGCTCCCCTCCGCTCCAGTTGGGATTATTCCATTAGCCTGATTTACCTTTGAGGGAAGCGCGCGAGAGCTAGCATTAAATCGCAGGAAATCTCCCCCAATAGGAGGAGCTTTAGAGCTCATTTCAAAACAGTCGGCCCCCAGATGAGCAAACTCTCCAGCCACCATGAGCCCTCTGCCCCCTCAGGTGGATTAGAACCTTCGTCTTTTTCAAAAGACCAGTGATGCAAGTGCCCCTTGGGGAGCACTACATTCTTGGAGTTTAAAAAATAACTCCCAAGGTTACCACTGCCTTATGTGGATTTTGATTGACAACCTTTAGCTCGTAATGGATCATGAGcttgttatatattttttagctTTTCATTACTATTTTTAAAGCACATAGTACATCAGCGCTCACAGTACACTGCATTTAATCAGCACATGATTGATATTAATAAATAAGTGTGATGAATAGACTAGATAAGGCCGTTATTAAGATCAGTGGCATAAAACAGGCATAATTAGACACAGTATGCAGGATgtccctggagtgtgtgtgtgtattttgttgtgGGGATTAATGGTGCCAAATGAATAAATCTGTGGAAAGGGAGACAACATGAGGGGTGCAGGTATTTCAGAGACCTGACAGAGTGCTCGGTTGCCACTGCCAGCTGCCGTGAGAATATGGGCTACTTTCATGTGATGCTCGTCTAATACTTTAAtgtctgtgtgctctgttgAAGAATATTTGATAATACTGAGCTTCATCTGTTCTAACCCAATGCCAATTGGTATGCAAATCAACCACGTTTTCAAATGTTGTGTTctatgtgggggtgggggcttgtCTGGAGAAGTGTGATGGGAAATACaaatctgacttttttttttcttgtcttctgCTTCTGTTTTTCAGTTCGACAAATACGCTCCAAAGCTGGACAATCCTTTCTTACGACACTCAAGCGTAAGTACTCTCAAtatctaaaataataataataataataataataataataaaaaaaaagctcgTCGGCAAGTCATGTTAAGGACATCATTCATCGTTACCTCTGCGTTGTGCGTTTTTCTTCATAAGAGGTCAAAATATACAATGGCTGAGAGCTGCTAACATGATGTAGTCGCCGTTGTGTGAATGAAACGTTTTTAATTCTGTTTGTCCCCATCCTCAGTTCTTCCCCTCCTACCCTCCCACAATGCCTGGGATGCCTCCCCTGCTGCCACATTCAGGACCCTTCAGTTCACTGCAAGGAGCCTTCCAGCCTAAGGTTGGCCCTCCTTTGTGTTTATACAGCACACTTGCCTGCACACAcgccctctttctcactcacaagTCCACAGGTACCCCTTTTAGTAAATGGCCACAGTCACTTTCACAAACCAAGGCACGACGGCATACTCGCACACTATTCCCCACATTCCATTCAAGGTTTTCATCGCGTTGCATCGTGAGCATGGAATTACAGGCATGAATGGCGCCAAAGCCCTTTTTTACTTTGCATTCTGTGTACAGGGAAAGCAGCTGCATTTGAACTAAAACAGCCCCAGATAAATCTGCCACGGCATCGCCTTCTCCTACCCCCACTCCcctactacccccccccccccccccccccccccccccccccactcccttcTCCCAACCAATAATGGACTATGCAAACAAGGTCCTTAAGCTGCTGGGGGCTTTAGCTGCGTGGAGCAGCCCGCTCACTGGGAGATAAGCAGCCGTGGGGCTGGAGAGTGACGATCGGGCCCTGGCAGACGCCCAATGCCTCTGACCCTGTGTAAGCCACCAATCAAAGCTGGCCTAAATTCGCTGGCCTTATTCCCCCGCGGCTCCATTAAGACCTTTTGTGGCCGGCCTCCAGATGGTTAGAGCGCAGTTAGGCCCTCCATTCAGCACCTTAAGCTCTGCTGGGCTCCAGGCTGTGGCGccgccagaggagagagagagggagggagagagagagagagagagagagagcgagcgaggaaagagtgagagtggccGCCGTTCCAGCAGCccatggctctgggatagattAAAGGGGCTGATCGCATCGCTGGCTCAAAGTCTGCGCGTGATTGGCTTGTTAGATTTGGCCCCTCGTTGATTTGTTTTTGGATCCCTGGATAAAGTTTGTcacgttttgtttttttttactctcgtTATACCATTGAAGCCAGGCAGTAAGAACTTAATTGACAAGAAAAACTGTTCTATAGATTTGAATGGATTTTGTTTACTTTGCTCACATTAAACTATCACCTTCCATCAAGCTCATTATGGGCtctttagtttattttttttctggtcTTTCTAACCCTCTCGTCCTGTCCTCAGGCCTCTAATCCCCTAGACGTAGCAGGTCGGCCTGGAGCCATACCTCACACTCTCCTGCAGAAAGATCCTCGGGTATGCTGgtgtcactctcactccctctaaATAGATCTTATTTTTATTCAGCGGCTACTTTCCCTGCCCCTGTTATTAGGCAGAGTTGATGGACAGGTTTGCTTGTTGTTTTCCAGGTACCAGATCCTTTCAGGACATCAGTAAGAGTAAGAGTTTCAATTTATTTCTCCCGCTCTCGCTctcgatttctctctctctctgtcaaatctTCAATTTTCAGTTAATGCCCAGGTCTTTGAGCTAACTGATATCATTTTCCACCTACTCATTGCAGAAGCCTGGCAAATGGTGTGCGGTTCATGTACAAATCGCTTGGCAAATCTACCACCATCAGCAGAAGATGAAGGTAAGCCAGCTGAGCTTGCAGCTCAGGTGATAGTCAGGAGGTCAAACACAAGGAGAGTTGtaacttttttttcctctggagAAGCAGAGCTTACGAAGGGATTGTATggcttttttgtgtatgtgaccCGCTGGAAATTGTGCTATTGTTCACTGCTAGAGCAATCCTCCATAGCCCTCGCAGGATTGTCCACATGGGGTGCTGCGCCCTCACAGATCCCTCTGTGGGTGGTAATGTGgccttaaatgtgttttgtagTGCTCAAATCTCATATGCTTTCACTTCCATCTTTGCACTCATGGTTCTGTTTTTCAGTTTATTTCAGTACCATTTCAGGGGCTTTAATGTTGCAATACTTTTTATGAGGACATCTCTTTCTCAATTTTTTATTCCTCTCCGTAAATGTATTCTCTCATCAATAAAGCCATTAGACTTCAGcacaatggagagaacaagaAAGGACGTTATTGTAATTCTGCGTAGCACAAGAACACTTAACAAACCATTTTCAGTGCAGATTACCATGGGTAATGTACCATTAGCCAAGAGTATGAGAGGCGAGTGGTCCAAAGCATACAGATGTTGTCCTCGactcatatttatttattttaatcaaGCACTGACTCTGAATTCTTTATGAACACAATTTGACAACGAGTCCCATTGGTCCCTGGAGTGCTGTGTTATGCAGGCAAGCAGTAGGGAATGATGCAGCTCATTTAATACTCCTGTCTGTTGACCCCTGCAGCAGATGCAGCTTGATCCTCACAAACTCGACATGAACGGGAAGCTCGACCTGTTCAGCCGGCCGCCCGCCCCAGGAGTCTTTCCAGGATTCCCTTACCCCCACGACCTGGCACGACCTATGTTCTCCTCCACAGGTCAGTGGAACTCCTTTTCCTTCTTCTCGCCCTCACAAAGAAGTCGCAGCTTGACCCAAGCCCACTGAGGCACCCCCTGTTTAAAAAGTCCATCCTGGGAGCAAACGCACTGCAAACATGGAGTTTTGCCTGGTTATGTTGTTGTAAAATTAAGGAGGAAAACACCTGTTATTTCCTGTTCGTCTCAAGGCTGTCAGAGTGATTACTGTTACACCGAGCCTTGTTTGAGAGTGTCGGCTGGTAGGTCACAGCTCTGAATATGAATAACTTTCCTGTTATGGTCCTACCTGTGGTAATTGACTGTTGGCCCTGCGTTGAAGAGCAACACGAAGGCAGATGCCCTTTAGGTTGCAATTATGCAGTATTGTGTCATAAATGAGCTTGTAATTGGCTCTCCTGGTAATGATTCCAATAAGCAAGGGgagaaacaacacacattttttttcctcacacacaAGGTCAAGTCCTCAGACTTCAACAGGCTGTCTCTATCGAGTCATAACAAAAACTTCTTGCCATGTACAACCTCTACTCGCCCTCTGTTTGATGATACATGCATCAAGTGAATTTGTAGACaactgaggggggaaaaaaacatgtagTCCCAGGGGATGAAAATCTACTTAATTAGCTTTGTTTATCAGCTTAACACACTATAATCTGTGAATTGCTAAACCCTTTATAGCCTCAGTTTTTACTGTAAGCTCAGCCTAGTTTACCTCAGCCCAGTAAATCACTGAAACGCTACCGTGGGGACTGTAAGTCACTGCCATTATGGTGGTGCTTACACTGACTGTAATCCAAACAAATTTCATTTTAAAAATCGTATGGTTTTAATTGTACCCAAGTTTTAATATATCCTCGGTTGATATGGCAGCGGTAGGCTTTTTGCTAGAGTGTGCTAGAAACTGATTCATTATGCATGAATTAGTCTGCGGCCATATTAAAACTAGCCCTCAAACATCAAGTTAGCCTTACCGAGGTACATCACAAAGGTGTATTACAATGCTTAGTGTACAGCTTCAATTACCTTAATGGTTACCATGGCAATGTCCATTGCATACCATTGCAACCTGTTAAaatgcttcctcttcctcttcatatTCCTAGGTTCTGGCCATCCAGCTGCATCACCCTACGGGCCTTCACCACACCACAGTGGATTCCTGCCCACCAGCCACCTGGCAGGTAAGCGTAAGTAGACCAACTGTTTTACATCTCCTTCCACTCTCTTTTGGTTAGTATGTAGCTCTATGGGCTCACATGCCATTTGTGGTCAAGGCCTAAGATGGTTACAATAGAGAAAAGggggttgatttttttttcagatataGCCACAGCTAcaggattttttatttttttttgtaagtattCAAAATGTTCTGATTCATCTAGTCTATTGAACACAAGGAGAGTTCAAACGTTGAGCAGCACTCTCGAATGGAAATAGAAAAAGGAATATCAAAGGTGACATATTTATTGAGACAGCATGTATGTTTCAGTCACCTCTGGTACCATTCTAAATGGATGACTCTTTGTATTtagtattacattttttaccAGAATGGCTTTGGCTCTCGGCCTTAAACGATTTTTTATaaaatcatacatttttcgcTCGCCTTGCCCCAGGGATTTTGCAAGGTTGAATTGGGTTTGTGCCGCCACTCAGCAAATCACACTTTACCTTGGGTGAGGCGGTTTCAATGGGCTCTTAAAAGTTTCCTTGGACCCATTCACAAAGCAAATAATTTGGACTGTTGTATTCTGTGGCTTTTCTTTCCCATCTGTGGCATTGTGTGGATTCAGGGCTGCAGGGTGATTTCACAGGATAAACGTCTGAGTCAATCCAATTTGAGTTCATAAACACCTGGTGCACCGGGGGTGAACACAGGGGAAATGATGACAGGCAGGCGCCAGGATTTTTTGGTGCAGAAAAACCATCCATTGAACTTAGATTAAGGAGAGGCTGAGACAAGATGCTACAGGCACAATATAGTGGTTTATTACTCTGATGTGCACTATATGTATTGATGTATGGATTGTTTAcataaaaggttttttttttttaactgctgcCTCGTGTAAGGTAGGTAGCCATGAAGGTTTGTTTGAGGCTGTTTGAAAGATTGGATTTTTGCCACATGGTTAAATAAAGGATGTGTGAGAAGAGCTCTGACAAATGTGAAGCCCACTTTCAATTTGGTCAGGCCAGTATGTATCTGCCACAGCTCAGGATGTCTCACCCCAGCCCAGCTCAGTGCCTTCCCACAATCCATTGCTCCTCCTGCCACAGCTCCCCGCCTGCACCCTGTTAGGAGCGGGGCGAGACAGCTTCTGAAGCAGGAGCAGCCTACACAGAAAAAAGACAGGATAGGAAGgctttacttaaaaaaaaaacagaaaggaagaaaaaaggaaataccAGAGCTCGCTTGTAAGAGAAAAGCCGAGTGGAATGGTCCAACTCCTCCAGCCACCAACCCCTCGCTAATCCCTGTTTGGCATTTTGCAGATCCTTTTAGTCGCTCCAGTACCTTTGGCGGCCTCGGCAACCTTTCAAGCAGTGCCTTCGGAGGATTAGGCAACCCCTCGCTCGGTAAGCGCTCCTTGCCCCCTGTCCGCCCCGTGCCTTACGGCTAGACACAGTGGAGCTAAGCGTCAGACCACAGTGAGggcgaggaggggagggagggagggagggagggagggagggagggaggaaggaagaaataaataaataaaacaaaggcACTTAGCTCTGCAAGAAATGCCAAATAACATCTCAGGAAGGAACAACAAGACAGGCATTACAGGCTAGCTACTACCCCCTTGCAGCCAGGACTTAATCTGACATCAGCATGGCCCAAACTCATTCTCACAGTCAAGCTGTTTAGATGCTACTTATGCATTAATTACTTTCCCTCAGTGTTCTTAGACCAGTGTGGAGAgctgtctcttttcctctccctctccctctccctctccttctccccatctctctctcactctcactccttctctctgcctctctctctctctctctctctctctctctctctctctctctctctctctctctctgcctaccaCTGCCAAGCTGGGCACCCTCTAGTGAAATCGATTTGAGTGAAATAGACTCTGCGGAATGCTGAGTCCTGGCTTTTCACAGCCCTCAACCCCGGAGGGCAAttcactccctctccactgaAAAGTCCTTGAGATGGAGTGAATAGAGAGCAGGCCACTGTTCCGTCATCAATACAGGTAGAGGGGGAAAGCCATTAACCTCTCAGTCTTTGTAAGCAGAGCTACAGCAAGAGCTCAGGACTCAAGACAAAGACAAGGCTGCTTTCTtaacttctctctttctgttggtCTGTCCGTCTTTGCAATTTTTTTGTCTTCATTCAGCTAGCCAAATGTGAGGGGCGCTCACATTCTATTTTTGTTCTTTCCTTCTCTAAGGCCCCAACAACATCTTTGGTCCAAAGGAAGGGCATGGATTGCCTGGCTTCGGCAGCCCCCACCATGACACCTGGAACCGGCTACACCGCACCCCTCCATCCTTCCCCACCCCTCCGCAATGGCCCAAGTCCTCAGATGTAGAGCGGAGCAACTCCGTCAACAGCCACGAGCGTGAACGGGAacgagagcgggagaaagaaagggagagggagaaaagggacTCCTCCattggaaaagaagagaaagataaagacagGTTTGTGTGAGAGAACCAAAAAAGGAATCAGCTTTGATAATTAACATTTAGCCTTTCACATGTTAATGCACCATTGTATTCACTGCCTGATTCTCCCATGTGTACCAACAGGGACTCCTTGGATCAGAACCGCCACTCCAACAGGTCCTCACCTGCATCTGCCCAAATGGGCTACCAAATCAGCAACCTGATCAGGTCCAACAGCCAGAACTCCAATGACTCAGGCCGCCACCACAGCGCAGACCGAGCCCGAGAAGCCGAGAAGAACTTGATCGAGCGCCACCGAGAGGCTACCATGCTGGGAGACATCAAGGTGAAGGAGAGCCGTTCCCCCGGAAAGGAGGTTCAGGAGCGCCGGTCCTCCGAGGATCAGTGCAAGCCTATTCACCGCTCCCCCTCGCCTTACTCCAAGGCCATCAACCTTGACACTGGTCACAAAACGGCTTCTGCCCCTCCTCCACAAAACAAGGATGTGGACAGGAAGGAGCCGCCATCCGAGATGATCCACAAGGTTAAAAACGACATGAAGATCAAAGAGGAGCgcaaggaggagcaggaggtgatGGTAGTGGGGTCAGAGCCCTCCCCTCAGCCCTCGGTGCCTCCCCCTCCACCTGCACCTCCCGCCCCTTCTGGCCCCCACTCCCTCCACCCTGCGCTATCCCATCAGCCGCCTCCGCCCTCACCCCGTTGCAGCGACCTCCCAACCTCAGCCGCCATGCACGGCGTGCCCATGTCgcactcgctccctctctccatgtcgGCCATGCACCAGATGGGCAGCCTGAACGTGCTGGATCGTGCCCGCATGGCTCCCTTCATGGGTGTGAGTCCTCTTGCGGCAGCAGGCCGCGAGCGTCTGCCCCACCCGGCCTTCAGCTGGGACCCGCTGCGGGAGGCCTACCGCAGTCTGGACCTGCAGCGGCGCATGGATTTCCAGCTGCGGGCCGAGCAGGCACAGCGCTTCCAGCCCGGCACCCCATATGAGGCAGTCGAGCGCAGCTACCGGGAGCGGGAGTCTCACGACTACGCGCACCACGAGCACCTGCTGGAGGTGCGGCGCGAGCAGGAGCGCATGCGGCAGCAGGCCGAGGAGCGGGAGCGCATGCACCTGCGTGAGGAGCTGGATCGGGCCCGGTTGCACCAGCTGCACCAGTCGCCCATGGAGGGACACCTGCCTCACATGCCCCCCTTCATGTCGCACCTTGGGGGGATGCCTTACCCGAGACTCAGCCCCTCCACCGGACATAACGGCCTTCTCAACCGCACCCCTCCCACCGCAGCGCTAAGTGCCCCACCGCCACTCGTGCCCTCGGGTAACGCCAGACCGTCCTCGCCCAGACGGACTACCCCACTCAACACCCAGGACCCCCGCGATTACTCGCCCTCCCGAAACCCCAAAGAGGTTGAGGCACGATAGCTTCAGTTGCCTGGATTGACTTTTGAGGggagtctctccctctcccattctgAAGACAGAATGCACTTATGTTCCTGAGTGAAAATCAAAAATgtcagaaaatgaaagagacgTGTATAAATTGTACAAAGATTTGtacagctgaagaagcacacGCCATTATTTTATATGGACTTGGAGAGTAGAATGTtggtttgaagaaaaaaaagttgaaacTCAAAGCATATGTTCATCAACAATTTAAATCCAATTTAAAAATtgatattaatatattaatCCAATTGTTCTATCATTTTTCGTGTGAAAAGTGAAATTATGAAATGAGTTTGTATATTTCCTATTATCTTTCCATGTATAGACATTATTTTTATGAATTTGCATATTGTTGCATTACAGTATGTCATACTTCCCCTCATCTATTCCTGTTCACTGTACGACCTAAATCACGTCCACAGTGGAGGCTGGATTTTTTTAAGAATTGTTTGGACAGTTAAATTTGCCCTACGGTACCTGACAGTTCTCAGTGCtaatgatgtaaaaaaaaattacatttaaggTGGTTTTGTTCGCTTGGTTTGCCTTTGAGATATGCAGACAAAAGTGTATTATCCCTGTTTGGTtattgtaaagaaaaaaaatgtaaatatcttGTTGATATTCCTCGAGACGAAAAATTACAATGTAAATTTACTAGGCTTTTTAAATGTTTCTAGAAAAACAAAATTCTACAAAATTGAAACCACTTCCGAAATGAAACCATGGTAACAGATCAGCCACTGCAATCAAAAAGAAGGCAAGCGTTAAAGCGGGGGTCATAGAATGATGACATGCAATCTATGCAACAACGCATTTGAAGACCAGAATGGAGTACAACCTGCAAGTGATATTGGGAATATTTTACAAGGAACCTGGATTACTGACATCCATCTGTTTTTCAAACAAAGGATTATAAAACCGAACTAGAGACTGCCTCCGCCAAGACAAACTTTCATAGAATCAAACCAGTCTTGCAGCCCCAGAGAACTTGAGAggagattgattgattgggCGGCAATAGACTTTCTCTGTCGACCTTGTGGTGTTGTGCAGTTTCTTCTTTTCTTAGACTCTTGTATACAAAAAACAAGTAGAGTTTTAGGCGtgcaaaaaatgaaaatgaacattCATGGTTTTAAAATGTACGGAATAAAGGTTGGACCTTATATCTGCAGACTGTCCGGTGCTTTATTTGATGTGCTCCTACCACTAGCAACACTGTCCTTAGATTAGAGCTTGTACTCAACACCCATGCTCTATCAGTTGTACCAGTAGACACCAGCAAACTGAAGTTAAACGCTAAGATGATGTCCCTGACCAAACATGTAGTACACCAATTCTGGTCATCTGGAAAAGCTATGAATGTGCTTACTTTCTTTATTAGAGCGGTATCCAATAGCTCGTTCATATTTTATTTCCAATTATTATCATTTTAGTCTGACATTTTCATGCAATAAGGTCTAGTCTTCCTTGCGAATCGATGAgatgtggggagagggagaaggactaATAGGACATTGATTTTGTGAGAAAGCAggttttgagtgtttgtgttgcaggTAACCGTTATTGACTCACAGGCGAGCGGTGTATTGACCTGCGGTCTGCACTCATTAACAGAGGCAGGCGATCGgatgtgaggggagagagagagagagagagagagtgcctcccccaccacctcctcctcctcctcctccactctcttccactctcatgCTCGTGTGTGTCTAATAAGCCCAGAAGGCCCTCTAGTCTCTctcaaacaggaagaggaagtgtagGTCAGCACTGCTATGGCCCATTATCCATCCACCTGGTTCTggctccactctctctctccatctcccactctctctccctgtctctctctctctctcttgtgctgcCTCTCTCAGTGACTGTCCTGAGACCCACTATCCATCCTTCTAATGCCCTCTGCGTTTCCCATCTGTTTCTCGGCCAGCGTCCCGCCTGGCTCCCATCCCCGGGTATCAGAGCGTAATGACAGCGCACATCAAACCTCAGAGGTCATTAAAGGATGTTATTGAAAATCAATGTCCCCCTGTGTCTGGCAGACCTCTAGGCACAGTTTTTTGTGTTaaaggagaggtgggggggctTGTGGACTAGATTGCCAGCCGGAACAGCAGAACAGTGTATTGGGAAGATTTAAATCACGATCACTTTCAATTTGGGAGCGATGTAATTGAGCCACGCAGTGTGCAAACGGGAGCTGGTGTTTACGGCACTGAGCCTGGCTTTAATGCCTGTGCTTTCGGGGCCAATCATTCAGTCCGAACAGACAACTTACCACCAACCTGTAATTGCAgagtgctttttcactgttgTTTACCTCCGGAAAATGctgcctccttcctccttccccaCTGCATCAAGCTTTGTTTGCATGGAGTCACATCCAGACGTGTTCTGTACAGAGGCCCGAGACTCCATCGGTTTCGTTTATTGTGTTGCAAAGCTCGATTTCTTTTTGACCTTTTCAACAAATCAATTTGTGGTCAGTCTTGGCAGACATTACATTTCCTACCACTGCAAATCTTTGGGTTTGGGATTTTATtcacgtttaaaaaaaaatctagtcCTGATGCAGGATTTTCAAGCTCAAATGTCCCCACCagacataaaataaacaaaaagatatttctgctgttgctatttttttttttagcaagcTAATGTTTACCATCCCTGGAATATCCCTGTGAGGGCCATTGCATTAGTTCCCACTTAGAGAATGTTTTGCAGTGGAGATTGGTAATGAGGCTGGAGCTCAATGATCGTATTCGAATTTCACCAGGCACCACGGGACCTACAGATTTTGGGAGGTTCCGCTCTTTGAGCAAGCCCATTAAATAGCAGCACTGGTCCACTGCTGTTTCCCTTCAGTCAAATCAGCCAAGCAAAGGCCAAGCCTGTGCTAAAATGTTCAGCTAAGAAAGACTGAAAATGCAAAAACTGTAGAGGTAGTTTGTGCACTCTCATTTACCTAGTCTTAGTATTTATGTGCCTTACTGTGTATTTGTAATTAACATAGTAACATAGAGTTGCATTACTCTAGAGATACCGTCATAAATCTATCTATATATCATTTTATCTCCTTTAAAGGTTATGTATGACCATTATTCAATTCCCTCCCTAATCTTTTTATAGGTCCCAACGTCAACAGATCAACAGCTGACATTTTCCAGGCCAGTCGC
Encoded here:
- the fbrsl1 gene encoding autism susceptibility gene 2 protein isoform X4; protein product: MDGKLKQSRRSRSQRERGRRRDSAGRDARNQSPSSCSDREKTPGRDHASQNGKKAPHSHSTSSARAPRPPRRKRRESSSQEEDIIDGFAIASFVSLECLEKKNGSLKMPDRKERWEKHVVKRQREEKENGVASDLVEKVFDEHAASLERDQERVKERLLKKTYSKKNKRFKGFPGQPGKNLEEGAMQELGRPHRSNSKDRLSECDSECDIDDKASDLGSEKLFSPTAAKGVTTNEIHVSKTCSSTKVSGLQRSQEQSNEVSFAPPAPSPTPASPPTGSPAPAAATAPPPRVRPTPPPPLPLPLALPLPPLSVKREAVAAPPRIPTPPLLRTQGHPPPQELRVPPSQHHARPLHNHPIHHSLQYNNLHDISSHTGGVSTSLPLPKHHLPPSPHLNSLPASNPSLHYQSVANLSTSPFSLRSPAHRHPAMFATPATLPPPPTLPTNSLVVPGHPAGTPYPEHDLLRQELNNRFLVQSSERNRGPSASPLAQISLQRAEFHQHQHMHQHQHTHQHTFTPFPAGLPPAAMIAPPNAPPMVRTPARNFDKYAPKLDNPFLRHSSFFPSYPPTMPGMPPLLPHSGPFSSLQGAFQPKASNPLDVAGRPGAIPHTLLQKDPRVPDPFRTSVRKPGKWCAVHVQIAWQIYHHQQKMKQMQLDPHKLDMNGKLDLFSRPPAPGVFPGFPYPHDLARPMFSSTGSGHPAASPYGPSPHHSGFLPTSHLAGKRPNNIFGPKEGHGLPGFGSPHHDTWNRLHRTPPSFPTPPQWPKSSDVERSNSVNSHEREREREREKEREREKRDSSIGKEEKDKDRDSLDQNRHSNRSSPASAQMGYQISNLIRSNSQNSNDSGRHHSADRAREAEKNLIERHREATMLGDIKVKESRSPGKEVQERRSSEDQCKPIHRSPSPYSKAINLDTGHKTASAPPPQNKDVDRKEPPSEMIHKVKNDMKIKEERKEEQEVMVVGSEPSPQPSVPPPPPAPPAPSGPHSLHPALSHQPPPPSPRCSDLPTSAAMHGVPMSHSLPLSMSAMHQMGSLNVLDRARMAPFMGVSPLAAAGRERLPHPAFSWDPLREAYRSLDLQRRMDFQLRAEQAQRFQPGTPYEAVERSYRERESHDYAHHEHLLEVRREQERMRQQAEERERMHLREELDRARLHQLHQSPMEGHLPHMPPFMSHLGGMPYPRLSPSTGHNGLLNRTPPTAALSAPPPLVPSGNARPSSPRRTTPLNTQDPRDYSPSRNPKEVEAR